One Pieris rapae chromosome 7, ilPieRapa1.1, whole genome shotgun sequence genomic window carries:
- the LOC110998830 gene encoding SH2 domain-containing protein 5 isoform X2 produces the protein MLALRHAKYLGSFPAAGGEADRVEAVTKRLQHMKPGSAAAVGQPVVAAVVEVGEWGVRVRGAGLRMSHALRRISFATCDAPRALFAFVAREPRDRAHAHYCHAFETEHPHQAEELNALVGDAFRMAFASQLQPSAPLWSKEVSGGPRAPDSLPALPHHYPRCLSRSPARCDPTGGDTAEGSVSEGSEGSEASEGSPSSSEDWVSGGDPSRYRRLAERPPLMKRLALGLSGALLQPSDDDATPLVTDTPTTPTNVPLCLNGGYINEATEAARRAASGRALEFRRGDALANGRGGGSAAASSSSGESSGGASRESRESRGSGNNNFRPIEPELKNAPWFQQGIPREIALEVLSAQAPGAFLVRGSTTQAECLALSLRVPRDFAAHGIAHYLILRTAKGYKIKGFTKEFGSLAALVTHHSVMPELLPVPLRLPRAPPRPRADLEPLERLAPPPSPHPAPPAPPAPPVRCANIL, from the exons ATGTTGGCCCTCCGCCATGCCAAG TATTTGGGCTCGTTTCCGGCGGCGGGTGGCGAAGCAGATCGGGTGGAAGCAGTCACGAAGAGATTGCAACACATGAAG CCGGGCAGTGCCGCTGCCGTCGGTCAGCCTGTGGTGGCTGCCGTGGTGGAGGTGGGCGAGTGGGGTGTGCGCGTGCGTGGTGCTGGGCTGCGCATGAGTCACGCGCTGCGTCGCATCTCCTTCGCCACATGTGACGCGCCGCGGGCGCTCTTCGCCTTCGTCGCACGTGAACCCCGGGATCGCGCCCATGCGCACTACTGCCACGCCTTCGAAACCGAGCATCCGCACCAG GCGGAGGAGCTGAACGCGCTAGTGGGAGATGCGTTCCGCATGGCGTTCGCCTCGCAGCTTCAACCCTCAGCTCCACTTTGG AGCAAGGAGGTAAGCGGTGGGCCGCGCGCTCCCGACTCGCTGCCGGCCCTGCCGCACCACTACCCGCGCTGCCTCAGCAG ATCTCCCGCACGATGCGACCCAACGGGCGGCGACACCGCAGAGGGCTCGGTGAGCGAGGGCAGCGAGGGCAGCGAGGCGAGCGAGGGCAGCCCCAGCTCCTCCGAAGACTGGGTCTCCGGGGGCGACCCGAGCCGCTATCGTCGCCTGGCCGAGCGCCCGCCTCTCATGAAGCGACTGGCCCTCGGGCTCAGCGGGGCGCTGCTGCAGCCGTCGGACGACGACGCCACTCCTCTCGTCACCGACACGCCCACCAC GCCGACTAACGTGCCTCTGTGCCTGAACGGAGGCTACATCAACGAGGCCACCGAGGCGGCCCGCCGAGCCGCTTCCGGGAGAGCCCTGGAGTTCCGCAGAGGGGACGCTCTCGCTAACGG TCGCGGCGGAGGCAGCGCAGCCGCATCTTCGTCTTCGGGAGAGTCATCGGGAGGAGCGTCGCGCGAGTCCCGGGAGTCGCGGGGCTCCGGGAACAATAACTTCCGGCCGATAGAACCGGAACTGAAGAATGCGCCGTGGTTCCAGCAGGGAATACCCAGAGAG ATCGCGCTGGAGGTGCTGAGCGCGCAGGCGCCGGGGGCGTTCCTGGTTCGCGGCAGCACCACGCAGGCGGAGTGCCTGGCGCTCTCGCTGCGGGTGCCGCGGGACTTCGCCGCGCACGGTATCGCGCACTATCTCATTCTGCGCACCGCCAAGGGCTACAAGATAAAGGGCTTCACGAAGGAGTTCGGTTCGCTGGCGGCGCTCGTCACCCACCACAGCGTGATGCCCGAGCTGCTGCCGGTGCCGCTGCGGCTGCCGCGCGCCCCGCCCCGGCCCCGCGCCGACCTCGAGCCTCTCGAGCGCCTCGCGCCCCCGCCCTCACCGCACCCCGCGCCGCCCGCCCCGCCCGCCCCGCCCGTCAGGTGCGCCAACATTCTGTAG